The following are encoded together in the Streptomyces sp. NBC_00358 genome:
- a CDS encoding NmrA/HSCARG family protein, protein MSTQTTGTIAVFGATGQQGGAVVDALLDHKATVRALVRNPQSDRAQALAARGVELAAIRTDDPASLAAALTAVEAFCFMTPEANNLEEVETEIRIGTALVDAAVAARVPHVVFNSVFGADRERGVPHHDSKHSIEEHLRKSGLRAAMVRPTPFMEEMAPSLEHGEIVLRLPLPEDVALKMISVRDVGRVAAALLLDTAEAPGGAVELVGDELTGPQIAAAFGARAGLPARYEALPLSVLPSDLDRAMFRQFAKAAEHPSDLAVVRAIEPATLDLAEWIRSTGWTAPTNVAGS, encoded by the coding sequence ATGAGCACACAGACGACCGGCACGATCGCAGTCTTCGGCGCGACGGGGCAACAGGGCGGGGCGGTGGTCGACGCGCTGCTGGACCACAAGGCCACGGTGCGGGCCCTGGTCCGCAACCCGCAATCCGACCGGGCTCAGGCGCTGGCCGCCCGCGGCGTCGAGCTGGCGGCCATCCGGACCGACGACCCGGCGTCGCTGGCCGCCGCGCTGACGGCGGTCGAGGCGTTCTGCTTCATGACCCCGGAAGCGAACAACCTCGAAGAGGTCGAGACGGAGATCCGCATCGGCACCGCGCTCGTCGACGCGGCGGTCGCGGCACGCGTCCCGCACGTCGTGTTCAACTCGGTCTTCGGCGCGGACCGGGAGCGGGGTGTGCCGCACCATGACTCGAAGCACTCGATCGAGGAGCACCTGAGGAAGTCCGGCCTCAGGGCCGCGATGGTTCGCCCGACCCCCTTCATGGAGGAGATGGCACCGAGCCTGGAGCACGGAGAGATCGTGCTGAGGCTGCCGCTGCCGGAGGACGTCGCCCTGAAGATGATCTCGGTCAGGGACGTCGGCCGGGTCGCCGCCGCGCTCCTGCTCGACACCGCGGAGGCACCCGGCGGAGCCGTCGAGCTCGTCGGCGACGAGCTGACGGGCCCTCAGATCGCCGCGGCGTTCGGCGCGCGCGCCGGGCTCCCGGCACGTTACGAGGCCCTCCCGTTGAGCGTGCTTCCCAGCGACCTCGACAGGGCGATGTTCCGCCAGTTCGCGAAGGCGGCGGAACACCCGTCGGATCTTGCGGTGGTGCGGGCGATCGAGCCGGCCACCCTCGACCTGGCCGAGTGGATCCGATCCACCGGCTGGACCGCGCCCACAAACGTGGCCGGTTCCTGA
- a CDS encoding NADP-dependent oxidoreductase — protein sequence MKAITYTKFGGPEVLRLEEVDEPHAGPGQVRLKVVAAGVNPLDSKIRNGWRPQIAPPFPVIPGVEAAGVVDEVGEGVTGVAVGDEVLGWTVTGAYAEHALAVDFGPKPADLDWDLAAALPVAVETSVRVLDALGVGEGDTLLLHGAAGVAGAVGVQLAVTRGATVIGTASPGNHDYLRSLGAIPVAYGAGLADRVREAAPQGIDAVYDAAGAGDLEVSIDLRGGTDRIITIADLKAAELGVTFSGPGAPFGSRLGEYARLAADGKLTVRIAQSLLLEDAAKAQELSASGHAAGKLVLRP from the coding sequence ATGAAGGCGATCACCTACACCAAGTTCGGCGGCCCGGAAGTCCTCCGCCTCGAAGAGGTCGACGAGCCGCACGCCGGACCCGGGCAGGTGCGGCTGAAGGTCGTGGCGGCAGGGGTCAACCCGCTCGACTCCAAGATCCGCAACGGGTGGAGGCCGCAAATCGCCCCGCCGTTCCCGGTGATCCCCGGCGTGGAGGCGGCCGGCGTCGTCGACGAGGTCGGCGAAGGCGTGACCGGCGTCGCGGTGGGTGACGAGGTCCTGGGCTGGACCGTCACCGGCGCATACGCCGAGCACGCGCTGGCCGTCGACTTCGGCCCGAAGCCCGCGGACCTCGACTGGGACCTCGCCGCGGCACTGCCCGTCGCCGTCGAGACCTCGGTCCGCGTGCTCGACGCCCTCGGCGTCGGGGAAGGCGACACGCTCCTGCTGCACGGAGCCGCGGGTGTGGCCGGCGCCGTCGGTGTTCAACTCGCAGTCACCCGCGGCGCCACGGTCATTGGCACCGCCTCCCCCGGCAACCACGACTACCTGCGCTCGCTGGGCGCGATCCCGGTCGCCTACGGCGCCGGCCTGGCCGACCGGGTCCGCGAGGCCGCACCGCAGGGCATCGACGCCGTGTACGACGCCGCGGGGGCAGGCGACCTGGAGGTGTCGATCGACCTGCGCGGCGGCACCGACCGGATCATCACCATCGCCGATCTGAAGGCCGCCGAGCTGGGCGTCACCTTCTCCGGCCCCGGCGCCCCGTTCGGTTCCCGCCTCGGCGAGTACGCCCGCCTCGCAGCCGACGGCAAGCTCACGGTGCGCATCGCGCAGAGCCTTCTGCTGGAGGACGCCGCGAAGGCGCAGGAGCTGAGCGCGAGCGGTCACGCCGCCGGGAAGCTCGTCCTGCGGCCGTAG